The genomic stretch catgaaccgggaaccacggagcgcttatcctggaagtcgagaaattttattagcggactgacagctagcgaatttgggattgcgcgaaaaacgaattgaaataatttattgtaaacatgaaccgggaaacacggagcgcttatcctggaagtcgagaaattttattagcggactgacagctagcgaatttgggattgcgcgaaaaacgaattgaaataatttattgtaaacatgaaccgggaaccacggagcgcttatcctggaagtcgagaaattttattagcggactgacagctagcgaatttgggattgcgcgaaaaacgaattgaaataatttattgtaaacatgaaccgggaaccacggagcgcttatcctggaagtcgagaaattttattagcggactgacagctagcgaatttgggattgcgcgaaaaacgaattgaaataatttattgtaaacatgaaccgggaaccacggagcgcttatcctggaagtcgagaaattttattagcggactgacagctagcgaatttgggattgcgcgaaaaacgaattgaaataatttattgtaaacatgaaccgggaaccacggagcgcttatcctggaagtcgagaaattttattagcggactgacagctagcgaatttgggattgcgcgaaaaacgaattgaaataatttattgtaaacatgaaccgggaaccacggagcgcttatcctggaagtcgagaaattttattagcggactgacagctagcgaatttgggattgcgcgaaaaacgaattgaaataatttattgtaaacatgaaccgggaaccacggagcgcttatcctggaagtcgagaaattttattagcggactgacagctaccgaatttgggattgcgcgaaaaacgaattgaaataatttattgtaaacatgaaccgggaaccacggagcgcttatcctggaagtcgagtttcaccgcgtagcggacccgaagcggaggatccgggaggttgagaaccccgtactcgaaatacgtagcggacacgaagcgcgggatccgggaggttgagaacccggtactcgaaatttgcggagcgcgactctcatccgtccgctctactgcgcggttgtttcccgactgaggaattcggctggctgattttgaattggtgacgtcactttctgaacatccgacatccaaactttggtttcgacctttaatactatgtatgatgatgtatgatgtatgatgtatgatgtatgatgtatgatgatatgatatgatgtataatgagtttaggtttcacatttcatacaagaaatacataCTTTATCgctcctgccgattccagactcaagcggccaggcccttcgatggtcagccgttgactgaagatgtattcttcagtgaacgggtcggctaataacgctgccgttctgcgacagttggatgatgaaaaatttcgctcgtatctttcaaatgtgtgttaaaatacactcgaagttttaagcagcttcgttctttctctccctatcacctttctaggcctttaaatcactacgcagcgttaaatactgtctcatatacgaagcatccatttcatctcgttcagaattagcgcatccgttaTGTGttgcagttactctgaatttttttccatccgaatacttttcgaaaaacaattccgctcctccacccaacgcagatgcttcacttgcgaccagctaaaacagcgtttcgattctatgcttatgaaaattcaagatcgagagagcaaatgaaaagttgttggaataattatgaacactgatgttatggaatacatcgagcgcgcgtcgaatagaatcccatttcgaaatgaataattcttctcttttcatatcatagctaatctagtaatataggtcaataggatggttggaggtgttcggaaatggtaggaggtggtcggcgctggcagaaggtgatagggggtggtcgaaagtggccattgatggtcggaggtggcagggggaggtaggaggcgttcgaaaatggtaggacatttcaaaagttaaagtcgacgatgatccggtgcatcaattttatcgtcacagattttcttttcccatgagccataaagtattcaacaacgataatgcagtccttaaaattcatcattcatctctgtctggaaagctaattcgcaaggcgtggtattctattctatttgcattattagaaaaatacccgtactctacatacactgtttctaatcttttgctacatttggcttaatccccatgcttccacagcacgaatagtcggaaatgtttttgattatccataacaaaataaaagaagtaacaaagcttaaatttattgtcaaagctctaatgaatacatcaaactgcggtcgaatcaattcatttattatttgcacatgacctctgtatgTTTGATAAAtcattcctaaatacattgaaacatatgtatttataatggaatatcatgcaatgggctaTGTGAagtataaactataatttttatagaatagctgcttttatgtcaacagggctttgagactcagttcagttcatcctcctcctcgtccacctccgaccacctccaacaatcgcgaaccacctcgaacaaccaccgataaccacctctGGTTATGTcttgaatacaaataaatatttttagtattagAACACGTCAAAAATATTGcgtaaggattaatataatttttttgtccacAGATTTcaccaagaagattatgagaaaattgtaaaaagtaATGGAACTTTTATTAGCGCGTTGAgagctaccgaatttgggcttgcgcgaaaaataaagtgaaataatGTATTGTAAACATGtcaggtttaaaaaatttcaaataaaacgtAATTACAAACGCCAttcaatattataaaagtgttttacaCACCGTGCAGAAATCCTCGTTCTCCTTGTCTTCCTCGTCTTTCTCCCCCTTGTCCTCCTCCTTGTCTACCTCGATCACCTCCAACCGCCGCCATCCGCCACCAACGACCACCCCTAACCATCTCCGACCACCTctaaccaccgccaaccacctcgggtcAAACCCCAAagactaataaatattttcaccaatagaacacatcaaaaatattgtgtaaggtttaatataattttttatcgacacATTTCACTcagaagattatgagaaaataataagaaattatagaaatttcattagcgcattgatagctcctgaatttgtgcttacgcgaaaaatgaattgaaataatttattgtggacatgacaagtttaaccagaactacggaaaattagtccgAAGGTCtaaagtcaccaggtcaaggacctggacagccagaactacggagcgcttgtccctgaagtcgaatttcaccaggtagcggacctggaacgtagaaactacggagcgcttgtcctggaattCCAGTTGCAGCAGGAAGCGGCCCgaagcgcaggatccaggaggttgAGATCCTGGTACTTGAAgtctgcggagcgcgattctcatccgtccgctccACTGCGCGGTTATTTCCAGACTGAAGAATTTTCGTCGTCGacgattactatagatcgatgacgtcaagagaaaaaaatttttggtgacgtcactttctgaacatccgaactttagtttcgaactttaatactatgtatgatgtatgatgtatgatgtatgatgattcTAGTTCtcacatttcagacaagaaagCAGAAAGACAAGCGGCTTAcgcccttcgatggtcagccgtcTACTAAAGATGTATTCTCCAGgtaacgggtcagctaataacgctgccgttctgcgacagttggatgaaaacaattttagctggtacctttcaaatgtgtgttaaaatacactaGAAGTTTTAAGAtgcttcgttctttctctccctatcaaaaaaaaataaaaaatcgtcgacaatcacctttttaggtctttagatcaggacactgcgttaaatactgtctcatatacggagcatccgtttcatctcgatcaaaattagcgcatccgcgatgtattacagttactctgaatttttttccatacgaacacttgttgaaaaacaatgaatgcttctctacccaacgtagatacttcacttgcaactagctaaaacagcgtttcgattctatgcctacgaaaactcaagatcgagagagcatgtgaaaagttgttggaataatcataaatattaatgttatgaagtacatcgagcgcgtgtcgaatagaatcccatttcgcAGTGAATAATTCtgctattttcatattatagccgattattgtagataatctagtttgtctcctggaaaattataaaatttagaGTATGCATCACGCATCAATCGCAAATGGATcacatatattaatattgtacatggaccgcatatacgTTCATACTGTTTGGTCTCAGCATAATTATCACAtctgatctattattattcatgatctatgtatacattcttctctcgggtaccttTGTACTACATACttcaattaaatcactgttttgccatgaattttggaagaaatttctTCTCATTATGAATTTCTCGCATCGTCGACAAGTCGGTAATTACACACAGGTCAAGTACTGGCTTGAgcttaccattgcgaagactgcGTTACTgggaaggtgaatgcagccagcatcatgtcgaaatcggtaactctctGATGTTGTGtaataagttctcaactctaacGTTGGAACATCTCAGGGGACGCAAGTGCTCGACGATTTTCGGCtgtcacaccaaagcccaCTAAGATAACTATCTCTATATTCTTCAAATATCGGTCGAGGTTTGAGTAATATTTAAAGTGCAGGTTTCTGAtgtttctcattgtcagatttTTCCCATTGTCCTGCAAACAAAAACACGTTTCCGACATATCTATGGTAATAGTTAGTGTTAATAATTTCATCTATCGCTTCAAACACTTTAGTATCTTATGTTAACGGTTGTACGTACAGCCGGcaggataaaaatatactttacGCATAATTGGAGAGGACTCTCGGTGGCGCTATATCCTTCACTGTCTACCGACGCCATCTTATGAAATACCTATAAAACTAAAGTTAATTGAAAAGCTTTGTATTCGCTCGAAGCATTCGCTTACTTCTCGGGTGGTGAACTTTTCGCTTCACATCAGGCACCAGCTGCCGGTTGAATCGGGTATGCAATTGCCGTGCGTAGTGCACTGTTCATGGAATGGTAAGACTCAGTGTTGCAGATATTGCAGATTCCTGATACCTCACCTCGTGCGGTCTCTGTAACATAGCGTATAgatattttaaattcatttggaaaaaatgaattgtcAATTTAGTGCTATGCCAATACTGTGTGGAGATAACTTCGGTCTACGAATTGGGTGATATCAAAATTTGTCCGCTGTTCGATCTGAGCTAGCAGTATCACTGGACAACGATAGACTTACCTGAGTCAAGTGAAGGGACTCAACACAAGTTATATTGACCATTGAAGCCCACTGTGCGTGCGGTTAATCTTGACGTAGTATCTGAAAGTAAATAACCCTGATCtcaatataggtatattatctgagattttgaaagtGTCGTTACAGGATACTCATGGCTCATTACCATGTGTTCCCCTACGAAGAACTTGGCTGTTTCTTAAGGCAAATAGTTAAGTATGTTGTAGATTAACACCCGTATTCATAGTCTTTTCTTGAGGAACAAGGATTCCTTGTTCTCATTTCATGTTTCATGAACAGGGAATCCTTGTTCCTCAAGGAAGGACTATGAATACGGGTGTAAGTCACACATTTGGCCGGTCAAAGGCCACGGTCATTTACCTGTGTAATTTCAAGGATTGATGCACGAGAACTGAAATGCACATGACCAGGATCTCaaacaattgaattttcttcgaGTGACCCAAATCTTTCGCAAATATGCAAAGAGTGTCGGCCCTGAGTATCGTTTTAAACGCAACATTCTCTTCACCCTAGGAATTGCCGAACAGCAATGACAACATTGTTAGATCGTAGAAAAAGGTTGAAAAGTGAATGGACTCCACCGTTATGCATTAGGAGGTCATAAAATCATCAAGGTTTCGCATATTCACGCTTACTTTTATTCTTTGTTACGATGGTTCTAAAATGAGGTTGTAAAATGATTTCACGTCGGCGTTTAGCTGTATGTATACCACAATTCTATTGGTCGAGGACAAGACAGATTCTGACACGGTGTAATTTTTGCCCTTCTTATTGCTATTCTCGAGTCACCCTCTTTATTTCCCAGTACTTAATCTATTAGGTTGAGCTTAATCAGCAGCAGCTGTAAACAGGTCTTTTTCACCAAAATAAAGGTCGTCTAACATTTTGATGTGAGTTCTTATTTCACATATCATGATTGCAAGTGTCATTTGTACTCTTATCTTTCTATAACCATATTGAATCTTTATCGCCGACTAATACAGTAGGCTGATTTATATTTGTGACTTAATGGAATAAACAATTCATCACATtaattgtaaaagaaaatcttattctAATACACTAACCAGAACATGATTAATTATCTGGATGGGTGATAATTTCGATGATTGATTCAATGAACGATAATCGTAGTTAGGTAAAGATTTCCACTCTTATACGATAAGTTACTCGCTCTCATTTTAAtcgtgaaatttgttttttctattcacACTGTTATCAATAACCTTATTATGGCGTAAGTAGTTCTCGTTAACGAATCTTTCACAACTCGCAAAAAACGTATTTACTGGAGTATGTAAAAATTAACTAGCACAACTCTCTTTGAAGGCTTGAAATGTATTGAAGATATTATAtgcaatatttatacattacGATCATGAATCTTCTGTGAATCAACGACTATAATGATAGAGAGCTACTTTTGCAATTTTCACAAGTCACAAAAGGCCAAAGTGCTATACAGTACATGTTGTGTATTACACCTATGAAGATAGCTTAACTAAAGGTCCCCAATTAAATTACATTGCACGATTACAACctttgttgaaattacgaacgGTACGTACCAGAGTTACACTTAATATTATCTAACCTGAGAAATATGTTATGCTTCGTTGAATAAGAAGTTATTGATTGATCTTGTATTCGGAAAACAGTGAAAAGTTCAAAGTGATACATGATAATTGACATTTACAGCCTTCATTCCATCTGCCTATTTCCTTTAGTATACACCAATTGAGGACATGAGGCAAGTGGCATCATGTGACGAATTCTGCAAATGACAAAGTGCCCGCATAATTGTCAGGCGTTCAGACGTTTCcctttgtttctttttatgGCACCGAAAACTATAATTAGACCGCCATTTAAATGACATTTGTTTGTGTTTATACAGATGATTCGGATAACAGTTTGCATTCGGaaagaatataattaaattttgattcaatcATTCCGAAGTGCTCGAATAGTCTTGAATCAAATGAGCTTGTTGAATTGGGATGAGGAAGTTTATTTACCAAACttgtttggaaatttgaataatgaaatgaCTTCATTAAATTCTCAAACATATGTATAGTCCCCTATCGGCATGTATCGATGATATGCACCTCAAATTTTCGGAATACATTAACTCTTGGTACTCATCGTCATGTTGGCCCAATCTGGGAATTCGTGGAGATCGTATATGACACTTCCCCAAGTAGGGAATCCGATAGTCAGCACTATCAACGTAATTACACTTGGACCTATACCCGCTATCACCAAATCCTTGGTTTTAATGTGTCCGGCCGCAGTTGCGATGGCATTTGGCGGTGTCCCGACTGGCAGATGAAACGAAAATGAGCAACACAAAGAAGCCGGTAACATCAAATACAGCGGATGCAACTTGATCGATACGCACTAAAAACAATCAAACCATAAAATTATTCGGTTAGTTGATCGCATTGTAACGTTGAATACTTGGATGATTTTACCTCCTGTTCCTTAACGATATTCTTGCTATACTTATGCACAAGGATTATATCTTCGAATGATAGTAGATTGGACGAAGTTTAAGAATACGTgcgatttcaaaatttacgaaatttacaatttaacACATCTTAAGACTGACTCAAGAATACCCTTGGTAAACTTCTCCACTCAGCAGATACAGCAAACTTTGATAAGATTATCTTATCATGCCAGGAGACTCCAATACTTCGTTCATTAAAATGTGACCATAATTATAGCGACCATCACGGAGGAGTCCGATAGTTTTAAACTACTCATTCGTAATCCTTGTACGAATATATTATAGCCatcaatataaaaatatacttcttcACTCTCGTATAACcttcaagatttttgcatCTGCAAACACGAACTTTGGCACGCTGTATCTTTGGTATGATCTTTCCGACAGCAACGTCGTGCAGGAATTTTGTATTCCTCGTTCCATTATCTAATGGCGTCtgttttaacatttttttttaaactgatccaaaattcgttttttgaCAAACTGGTACTGTGGTACTAATACATCATGTCCCTCAATCACAGAATGtgtgtgcaaaatttgaaatatccaTACATAGCCACCACTAGATAATCGAACGAGGAAGAAAAGTCAGGTACGACTTCGTTTTTGAAATGAACGTACCAAAGATACAGCGTGCCAAGGTATTAATGTACAGGGTGTCCCATTTTAATCTTACATCtaaattatctcgaaaaatgttgctctgatcaaattttgtttgaaacaaaagttttagaGTTCAAAAGGGgacgttcaaaaaaaattttgttgacgGTCCCAAATTTACAATAGCGACGCTACGATGGCTgacatggttttttttaatagaaacctaacttttttttatgacagAACAATGCATTGCATTGAAACTAACAACTTTtgtaagaaacatttttcgatttagATTGTGGTTTTCATGTTGAAACTCCATTTTTGACTATTTAGCGCTGTCCGGAAGGTACCATAcaaaacccaaacaaacccaaacaaacctaAACAAAAGTGTGCATGCATCTGTGTGTGCGTGTCTGAGGTTGCACGATTGTGGGCaggtttgtttgggttttgTATGGTACCTTCCGGACAGCGCTAAATAGTCAAAAATGGAGTTCCAACATGAAAACCACAAtctgaatcgaaaaatgtttcttacaAAAGTTGTTAGTTTCAATGCAATGCATTgttttgtcataaaaaaaagttaggtttccattaaaaaaaaccatgtcAGCCATCGTAGCGTCGCTATTGTAAATTTGGGaccttcaacaaaattttttttgaacgtcCCCCTTTGAACtctaaaacttttgtttcaaacaaaatttgatcagagcaacatttttcgagataatttagatgtaagattaaaatgggacaccctgtataaaaAGGTGCAGTTTAcatcgaattaaaaaaaaaaaaatgcaaaaatagCTGTTGCTAGATGAtttgacgaagaagaaaaaagtccTGCATGTCGTTGCTCTTGCAATGATGTTTCCCAAGATACAATGTATCAAAGTTCATTTTCGCAGATGCAAAAATCTTGGAGTTCATCTCATCGTTAGTCAACTCTATTTCCCTAGTATGATTTCTAATATGgacgaaattgtttttttatttttttagctATAATGAGTCCTATAATCGTCAACTGTAGTGAGTACTGTTATACCGGTGAAATAAAGTAATTTGACCCGTCATGAGCTTTATTCCGTACATTCAACAGGATAGTGTTTTCTACACCACAgatgtaatgaaaattcagtacTATTCTTAGCCATGTGTATTTGTAGGTTAGTAATAATGTACGATACAATTGTCCACTTACCAATTCAGCAAGTATCGGTAATATAATGTTGGCAATCGCGACGTTCGAGGTCAATTCTGTAATCATCTGAGCCATGAAACAaacgatgaataaaataactaCTGGATGCAAATACCGCAGGCCGGTTAATGCATTTCCCAGTAGTGTCGAGAGTCCTGAATCAGTACTGCCCACAGATAAAGCGAAACCACCGCCAAGAACGAACATGAGACCCCAGTGCATTCTTGTCTGAATTAATTTCCAGCTTATCAATCCGGGAGTCGGTTTTGTTGGACGTTTGCTGGGGTCTTTACTGAACGAATTGAGAAAGTCTAGATTTGCGGGGATTATGAACATTAAAAGCGTGACGAAAATTGCTGAACTGGAGTCCTTGAAGGGCCTGGAAATACAgaacaaaaatatatgaaagTATGTGCATCAATTTATAATACTTTTATACGTAACACGGTATGAATACAGACGAGACCGGCAGGTGATACGAAGTAGAAAAAGTGTTCATATtcttgaaatgaaatttcatactCACATAGAAGTAATGTATGTGGGCCACCCGGTAACAAATCCAGGTTTTCTGAAGAACCACATGAAAATAACTAAAACGAACAGAATTGCAACGCAAGATTCGTGCCACGTGATTGGCCCTAAGTCCTTGTATTTTTGCTGAATAACGTTTTCggcaattttttcaccctcccGGCCAATATTTACATCCTGAGCATCCTTGCTGTTTGGCCTGAACATTCCCATGTACATAATTTGTAGCCATATCCATATCAAAAAACCACAAATCAGCATTGGTGGAACAGCGTAACACATCCATTCCGAAAAATTGATGCCTGGACTATGTGGAAACCGTCTGAAAGTTAAATAATTCTTCATCAGCCAAATATCTCCGATGAGTTATACGTAACATGGTTTGAGGTATTTTCCGTACAacttgaagagaaaaaatgtttgaaaaaatgaaattaacgCCACGTGTTAGCGGTGCGAATACACTTACCCTTCGTAAAGTCCTTTAAAAGTTAAATTAGTTCCGCTTCCAACTACTGTACCTGTACCACCTATACTAGAGGCGTACGATGCGATCATATAGTACGTCATCGTGGCACGGGTCGGTTTCTTGgcactaaaaaaaaaggtgcgaTACCAATTTAAGAAACAGCCTTTCAATATCCATTAACTTCTTAACGGCGTTTATAATAATCTCCATAAGTGGTTTGTTCATCCATTGAAACGATACTGTAAAGTGCTGCTGACAACTATTACTGTAAGCCTATACtcaaaaattcaggatttCTTCGAAGCAATGACTGGAAATTACTTACCGCTCACCACCTTCGGCGTTTTCAAAGTCGTCTTTGTCTTCGATAAACATAGCGCCGAGTCCTTGCTGCGATGAAAACAATAAGGCAAGATTATTAAACAAGTCAGAATTTTCGGCATACGATTGTGTAAACTGAGCATAACTCCGCTTACATTTTCCATTTCCATGAGCACAGTATTAATTATTGGAATCATCATAGCCGTAGCGGCGGTATTCGAAATCCACATAGAAATGAACATGGTGACCAGGAAAATACCGAAGGATAACCTTGGAAGAGTACaagaagaaaagttttttataattacacaGGATCAGTTCAGCATTCACATATTAATTGCAATTGCGGGATCTAATCTCGCtttcaaatattacaaatacCGACACATGATACGCAAGTACTTGAGATAGTTGAACCGGTTTCCGTTGCCTTCGTTAAAATTACAACACATTTCCATTATCGTAAGTAATTGCCGGTGAGGCCCAGAGCGTAAGTTATATATTTACCTCCTATGACCACATCCAACTACCTTAATGATCAGGAAAGCAACGCGCATGTGCAATCCTGAATGTTCAATTGCAACGGCAATGATAAGACTTGCGAGGAACATCATTGTGGTATCGTTTAAATAACACTTCGTTGTATCGGTTGTGTCCAATATCCCCATTATCGGATAAAGAAAGATCGGCATGAGGGATGTGATTGGAAGCGGCAGAGCTTCCGTCACCCAGTAGACCGCCATCATAGCAACGACGTACAAACATCTGTACATCTGTGTaaagagaaatgaattttgttgCAGTAAAGTTGTGATATTCTCGATTTCATAATGATAAAGTAACCGCAGCAACGAACCGGCTGGGAATACTAAGAAACGGCTACGACATTGATATCGATCAGAACAACACGTATTACGATTACTGGGTGTGTGTAAGTAAACTGAAAAATCATGCAATGCATTAACAAGTTATACATATTCGGTGAAGCTAATTATGTGAATATTTTAACTTTCGCTCACCCGTTCATtgttgtaaattattatagGAGACAGAACTATCGGCCATGTTATTACAACAATGGATCGCCAGTATATGACAATGAATCGAAGTAGAAGTTGTCGGAAACTCGCAGCTTTCCTGAATggtaaataagaaaaatcgcTGGTTGAGACATGGGTGGAAATGagggataaaaataatcacaaatTAATTGTCCAAAACGAACCTTGGAACAGACGTTTCCAGGCATGGCTCTTTCTCCGGGGCAGTATCAACCGCGATGATATCCTGCTTTGCAGTGCTCATATTGGGTTTTATTTAGCCTgataagaagaataataagGAATGAGCCAATAATAAGAGgaaacgaatattttcataGCTACAGTGTTTAAGAATGTGTTTGTTCGTATTTTCGTTCGTTATTTTTAAGAAACGTCAATCCTCATTTGACATTCAAGTCGTCAGGATTTGCTTTGAAATAACCatattttcaagaaacttCTATCCTCATTTAACATTAAAGtggtaaaaatttactttgaaATAAGCATGTTGTGCATTGGCATTCAAGTGGTCAAGATATAACCATTTTTCAAGGTAGGCAAATCTTGACCTCTTGAATGTCAAACAAGTAATTCAAGTTTCTTGAAAATCACGAATGAAAATACGAACAAACATTTGTTACGCGTCTACGCGTTTTCCTCCTTCTTTCACTTGCGAATGCGTCGGTGGGACGGATATATAAATACATCTTGTTTATATGTCGCTCCGCGTATTGCGAATGCAACGACCCACGTGACCTCGAATTTTTCTGAACTAAAGCGTTATAAGCCCACAATGATGCCAGAAATGAATATTCCTTTGTCTGATAGAAGTGACGTGCGAACTTATtgattataggtatataaccTTATAAGGAATAAACAACAGTTTGTTACGAGCTAAAAAACGCGTGTACAGTGATAAGGTTTAACGGCGACTGCCCTTTAAGTTCAAAATTAAGAAATGCTATCTTAGAAAATGATGGAAAGTGGATGAAGTGTGCAGAAGTATTTGACGCTGATTATCGAAAGGGCAAAAGGTAGGAAGGTTTTGGTTCATATGAAAATACGTAAGAGCGTTAGCGAGGAAAGGAAACTCCaaaacatttttaatgaatGGGACGAGGATGAGGCTTTGCAGGTATAAGGGACGGTTA from Neodiprion virginianus isolate iyNeoVirg1 chromosome 3, iyNeoVirg1.1, whole genome shotgun sequence encodes the following:
- the LOC124299983 gene encoding protein I'm not dead yet-like, whose protein sequence is MSTAKQDIIAVDTAPEKEPCLETSVPRKAASFRQLLLRFIVIYWRSIVVITWPIVLSPIIIYNNERMYRCLYVVAMMAVYWVTEALPLPITSLMPIFLYPIMGILDTTDTTKCYLNDTTMMFLASLIIAVAIEHSGLHMRVAFLIIKVVGCGHRRLSFGIFLVTMFISMWISNTAATAMMIPIINTVLMEMENQGLGAMFIEDKDDFENAEGGERAKKPTRATMTYYMIASYASSIGGTGTVVGSGTNLTFKGLYEGRFPHSPGINFSEWMCYAVPPMLICGFLIWIWLQIMYMGMFRPNSKDAQDVNIGREGEKIAENVIQQKYKDLGPITWHESCVAILFVLVIFMWFFRKPGFVTGWPTYITSMPFKDSSSAIFVTLLMFIIPANLDFLNSFSKDPSKRPTKPTPGLISWKLIQTRMHWGLMFVLGGGFALSVGSTDSGLSTLLGNALTGLRYLHPVVILFIVCFMAQMITELTSNVAIANIILPILAELCVSIKLHPLYLMLPASLCCSFSFHLPVGTPPNAIATAAGHIKTKDLVIAGIGPSVITLIVLTIGFPTWGSVIYDLHEFPDWANMTMSTKS